The following nucleotide sequence is from Primulina tabacum isolate GXHZ01 chromosome 2, ASM2559414v2, whole genome shotgun sequence.
ATTATGTGTACTTAAACTAATCTTTTCTTATCCTTTTATACATTGATCGATAGCTGGATTAGCTGCCCCAGTATTTTCATTCTTAATTTGTTTTATACATTGTCATGCTTCCGGAAGTTGTGTGTTCATATCTGCTTGTGCGCTATCATTTCTACCTCACGTTGATCATATTTATAATCTGAGTCTCATCAACTGAGAGTACCTGTTGGATGATGTGCATTGGCTGATGAATACGGAAATATGCGTAATGAGTATATATTGATTTCACTGGTCTCTCATTGTTGCATATTTTTCAAATCCTATTCAAGGGAAGCCTTGTGAGTCATTTCGTGCTAGAGTTTTAGCGGTATATTTGATGTGCAGATGGCAAACCTGGTGATTCTGCTGCTCTGTTTGAGAGAGTTTCAGAGAGTATAAAAGTGAAGAAATATagtgaagctcttgctgatcttAATGCTGCTATAGGAGCAGATCCTGCACTTTCAGAAGCATATTGGCGTCGAGCATATGTTCTTCGTCAGTTGTGCAGGTTCTGTTTATGGTTTCCAGTTTTGCTTTAGTTGCACTCTGATTTTGTTGTGTGTGAAATGAAATTAAATGCTGTAATTGTTTTCAGCGTGGAAAGACTTTTAAGGGTGAAAGATGGGGATTCCCTGAGACCAAACACTAAATTTTCTTCTTCAGAATTCTTTATGTTCTTTTCTCGTCTTTATAAAATCcgttaaattataaatttcttACATATAATGGTATATTGAATGAACCTATTGTTGACCACTTTTCACTTCAAAAGAGTGCACCATTGAGCTTCTTTCAGATATGAAAAAACGAATTCTGAGTAAACATTTGGTGGCCTATTGTCTGGTAGATAAGTTTTTGATGTATCTTATTCTTCGTTCCCATATTCCTGGTTAAAATTCCACATGATTCTGAATATTACTTGGCTAATGCAGGTATGAAGAATCAGAGAAAAGCTACAAAAAGTTTCTGGAGATGAAACCTGGGAATTCAGCAGTTGAAAAGGAGCTTTCTCAGTTATATCAAGCTCAGAATGCCTTTGATTCATCTAACAGTCTGTTTGAGACGGGTGAATTTTCTAAAGCGCTGGAATATATCGATAAAGTTGTACTCATATTCTCTCCAGCATGCACCAAGGTATCTTCTTAATCTTTTCAGTAACTGATtaccaatttttattttgtgtaGGCGGCCTTTCTTTCTCTGGATTATCATAATGTTCTCAACCACTCCTTGATGTTAGTGTCATACCTGATGCTGTCTTGCAGGCCAAACTCCTTAAAGCTAGATCATTAATAGCATCCAAAGATTATTCAAGTGCCATATCTGAGACAGGATACATTCTTAAAGAGAAGGAGGATAATTTAGAAGCCTTACTCTTACGTGGACGTGCGTACTATTATTTAGCTGATCATGATGTTGCGACTAGGTGTGTTATGAATGATCATGTAAATGATTTTCCCCACAATTCCATCCAGGAGTTGTGAGGCAGTGGAATAGGATTAGGATCGGTAGAAGCGGTTATCATATGCTGCTGTAATTATATTAGAACTTGGAAATTTTATCTAAACCTTTTGACTCACTTTTTCTCTCATTAGGCATTACCAGAAGGGTCTTCGTCTCGACCCCGAGCATGGTGAATTGAAGAAAGCGTATTTTGGATTGAAAAACCTTCTTAAAAAGACTAAAAGTGTGAGtgatttattccatgttaaGATGATGTGACATTTATTCGATATAATCTTTGTATGGCTTTATGCATCACAGGCAGATGATCATGCAAGCAAGGGTAAGCTTCGCCTGGCGGTGGAGGAATATAAAGCTGCTATCGCCTTAGATCCAAACCACACTGCACATAATGTGAACCTTCATCTTGGTTTGTGTAAAGTCTTGGTGAAGCTTGGTAGGGGGAACGATGCTGTGACAAGTTGCACAGAAGTACTTGAAATTGACGGAGACTCGGTTGAAGCTCTAAGACAGGTATGTGTCCTCTGCTATGTTTTGACTTGTTCTGTTGCCTGAATTAAACTATATATTTTCTGACCTGTTCTGTCTCCTGAAttaaaccatatcttttaagtTCATTGTTTAAATTTTCAACCAAATCTTCCAGAGGGGTGAAGCTAAGCTTTTGATTGAAGATTGGGAGGGAGCTGTGGCTGATCTAAAATCAGCTTATGAAAAGTCACCCCAGGTTAGTCATTTTTGTCTCGAATATATAATACTATATTTCCATATTTTCTGACTTATGACAAGATGTCCTTCATTTTTGTTGGAATTAACGTCTAGAACGTCGATAATCATCGATCCTTTTACtgtgaacaaatattttttatataaaggCAAATATATCATTAAATTCAAAAGGTTTTATCCTTTTCATATCATTGTCTTATTCTGGTTTTCTCTGCCTTTCTGTTAGCTCAACCTTTTTCTCATTGTGAATGAGCAGTGTTGTGTGCATACCTGTTCTATCGTGGGAGTATTCTGGTTTAATTTCACGATTCCCTCTAACTATTGAATAATATCTAATTGGAGTATTTCCTTTTTCTTCTACTCTAATAATTTCTGGAAGATCATCACTAGTGTCGAGACAAATTTGCTGCAATCTAGGATATATTTTTCTTGTGATCTTCTTACcttgtttgatatcaatctttgcAATAATTTAGAACCTGCATGGAGTTTACCGTTGGATTCTTAAAGCCTAACGCTGTATCTTGTTGTTAGATTTTTTTTCTCTTGATAACTGTATTAATTCAGAGCCTACAATATTTCTGGACATTGATTTGTCCATAATATGCATATCAGTTGCCTTGATGATATTGTCTTGCTATGCTTGGATTCAGCAAAAAAGCTTTCTTGACTGTTACATGACAGTTTTGGATGTGGTGACTCAATTTGTAACCTTTACAGGATATGAATATTCGTGAAGCTTTAATGAGAGCTGAAAAATCATTGAAATTGAGTCAACGGAAGGATTGGTACAAAATCTTGGGAATTTCGAAAACCGCATCCATGTCAGAGATCAAGAAAGCTTACAAGAAGCTTGCCTTGCAGTGGCATCCAGATAAGAATGTTGACAATAGAGAAGAAGCAGAAGCCAAGTTTCGAGAAATAGCTGCTGCCTACGAGGTACATTCATTAACCTTGTTCATCAATATTCTGAATTGCTCGTGTTGATCTAGAAGTGTGTTTTAAAGTTATGTAGTTATTAGTTTCACTACAATCATGGAATCCTTCCATGTTGCACTCTTTCCTTTTGGATCTTTGTTAGGATTTTGAAGTTGTACTTTTTCTTGTAttatgtaattctttcaaaaacatcatgtatttgCGTGTAGATTCTTGGTGATGAAGATAAACGCACAAAATATGACAGAGGTGAAGATATTGAGGAGATGGGAGGCATGGGTGGAGGAGGATTTAACCCTTTCGGAGGAGGCCAGCAATTCACATTCCATTTTGAAGGAGGGTTTCCTGGAGGGGAAGGGGGCTTTCCCGGTGGATTTGGAGGCTTTCATTTCTAAACTCTACGTAGTATAGAAGCATATTTCTTCTGTGATTTTACCGAGAATGATGCACAGAGCATTGATTCTGTTAAGCATAGCAATTTTGACCAACAGTTGATAACTTTAATTCTTTAAAAGTTTCTTAGGTAGTTTTTCAAATGTTCGAGTTTCAAAAAGTGGTCCTCTTACAAAGTCTCTGTATGGAAAACCAAAGTAAAATTTGTTATTGTAACAGGTGATCGAAGGAATATGGCAATTACTTGGtgcatattaatttttatggagATTTTTTTTGGCTCCTGCAACTTGCAGTTAACAGCTGATAATGGATAACAGATGCATTGCTTTAAAGTTTCATTTCAATAAATCTGTCTAACCACCGAAGTGTTTTACCTAGTGGAAATGTAATCATTTTATTAGCTTTCATATGGTAAATCTGCTTTGAATCTGAATGCTCTGCCCTTTGGCTGCATCTAAGTCTGTCAATTGCTCTTATTTCTCTCACATATTATTCTATATTCTGGAATGTGTATGTTGGTGTTGTAATGATTTCCGGGCTTTTAGATTCTTTTCTCTTTGGCATTTTTTGTCTACTTTTTTTCCTGTTGGTGGGCTAGCCTTTGTATTGGCTGGCTTTGATCTTGATAAATTAGATAATTATAGTTGCTCTACGCAAATTCAACAAGTTCTGCTATAGTTGTTAATTCTGCAGGCATGTGCTTTTCTAACTAAGTACTTCAGGAATTATTAGTAGTAATGTTTCTCTTATAATAATATAGGAAAGAATTATCTGAATAATGGATCACAATCAGCCGCCAAAAACGCTAATTCCCATCAAGAAAATGCTGCCAAAACTCGCATCATACTGAAGATTGTAAGAAACGGGTATCCTGACAGGTAAATTGCCCCAGAAGAATCTGAATCTGGTGGCTTGCCTCCATGAGAACCCGATGAAGCATCTGGCGATGCAGCACCTTCCTTGGGCTTTGATGGTGCAGAAACTGGTGGAGGCATGAAAAAACTCAGTGGAAGCAGCACTTGATCCACTTGGTACACTGCTAACTGGTTATCACTGTATACTGTGTTGCCTATTGTTGCATTAGTCATTCCAGTTGTAATGTTCACCTGATTTCCT
It contains:
- the LOC142526510 gene encoding dnaJ protein P58IPK homolog; protein product: MVIGMKFCGFDLVAWRGFMFSLFILNFVFCCQLILLQPLVAAIDGKPGDSAALFERVSESIKVKKYSEALADLNAAIGADPALSEAYWRRAYVLRQLCRYEESEKSYKKFLEMKPGNSAVEKELSQLYQAQNAFDSSNSLFETGEFSKALEYIDKVVLIFSPACTKAKLLKARSLIASKDYSSAISETGYILKEKEDNLEALLLRGRAYYYLADHDVATRHYQKGLRLDPEHGELKKAYFGLKNLLKKTKSADDHASKGKLRLAVEEYKAAIALDPNHTAHNVNLHLGLCKVLVKLGRGNDAVTSCTEVLEIDGDSVEALRQRGEAKLLIEDWEGAVADLKSAYEKSPQDMNIREALMRAEKSLKLSQRKDWYKILGISKTASMSEIKKAYKKLALQWHPDKNVDNREEAEAKFREIAAAYEILGDEDKRTKYDRGEDIEEMGGMGGGGFNPFGGGQQFTFHFEGGFPGGEGGFPGGFGGFHF